TGCTTATCCtaggtaaaaagacaaaaacatatttttcaattCTATTATCTGCTTCCACCACAGGCAAAAGTTATTACTAGAGGAACACAGAACAAGTAAGCACAACTGCATATGCATAAATTAGTGAAAATCTCTaacaacattttttaagtttataaaaagATCTTAATAAGCTAAGGActacaaaatacataaatctgtAAATACCAAAGGCCTCTGGGCCTGCACagttcactgaaaaaataaaaatactgtaacTTGTCTCTATAAACAGTATAAAGCACTGGCTTTATATTCAAAATGAAGACTCCCAAATTACCCTCACTAGCAACATATGGATGAATATGGTTACATGACAATTTGCAGACTTTTTAACTAGAATTCATCTCATACATCatatctacttctttttttttttttaagattttttttttaatttttttttttatttgacagagagatcacaagtaggcagagaggcaggcagagagagtgagagggaagcaggctccctgctgagcagagagcccgatgcgggactcgatcccaggaccccgagaccacgacccgagccgaaggcagcggcctaaactactgagccacccaggcgcccctcatatctACTTCTTAATCACTGCATTCTGGATCGATGTCACAAGAGACAAAAAGCAACCTAAGCTAATATTTAATCAAGAAACAGCAATAATACATCAGAATGTGAAAATAattgtcatttttctttgctcttatcAATTATAAGtgatagaaaaaagaaaccagaacattaaaattatttatccccattttaccaaCAGTTTGAAAAATAGTGTTGttcaatagccaaattatggaaagagtccaaacaTCCATTgcctgaagaatggataaagaagatgtggtatattatatacacaatgatattactcagccatgaaaaagaatgaaaccttgccatttgcaatgagagggatggagctagagatgattatgttaagtgaaattagtcagagaaagaaatactgtacaatttcacacatatgtggaacttaaaaaaaaaacaacagatgacATAGGGGGGAAAAAGACAGGTAAACACAAAGCcaactcttaacaatagagaacaaactgagggttgctggagaggaggtgagtggggatgggtaaaatgggtgatgggtattaaggagggcagttgtgatgagcactgagtgctgaatcactaaattctacacatgaaactaatattacactgtatgttaactaactggaatttaaattaaaactggggaaaaataaataaaaataaatacataaaataaaaattaaaagtgttgTCAATATTAGTattattcacaaaaattaatcaGTAAGTTACTGTACATTAATTGGAAGAGCAGAGTATAGCAGTTAGAAAGGACTcatgaaagggaaagagaaagtaaggattcataaaaagacatgaagaaatcttgaattactaagtgaaagaagctaatctAAAAAACCtacatactacatgattccaactatatgacattctggaaaaggcacatCTATGGAGATAGTAAAAGGATCAGTGGTAGCCAGGAGTTGGGggcaaggagaaagaaacagacagcacagaggatttttagggcagttagACTACTCTATATGACTACAATGGTGGAGATATTTCTCAAAACCTAGACAAGAGTGAACCTTAATGTAAACTGTAGACTCTGGATGGTAATTACCTGTCAATGTGGGGGTTCACTAATTACAACAAATGTACTATTCTGGTAGGGGATGTTGATATGGCGGAGGCAGAGGGTGGCCCAAGCCTTACATGTGTGGCAACAGAGGGTGTATGTGAAATCTCTATACCCCCACTaaattttgttgtgaacctaaaattgctctataaaaatgaagactatttttagatttaaaaaagtaTGGGGattgactggctcagttggtagagcatgtgactcttgatcttggggtcatgagttcaaaccccatgttgggtgcagagtttactttaaaaaataaataaataatagggacacctgggtgactcagtcggttaagcatctgccttcggctcaggtcatgatcctagggttctgggatcaagtcctgtattgggctccctgctcagtggggggtctgcttctccctctgcctgctgcttctcctgcttgtgccacgctctctctctctctctgacaaataaataaataaaatctttaaaagataaaataaaatataaagtaaaaaaaaaaaaaaaagtaagggttCTGAAGTCAGGAAGATGTGTTTAGAAATTAACTCTACCACCTAAAAGGCaaggtgactttgggcaagtccttAACCTCTCTAAATTTtagtttcctcaactataaaatggggataatctaCCCATGTTAGAAGtgctaaaaaattaaatgaaatagaacagtttaaactataaaatggggatgatctACCTATGTTAGAAGTgctaaaaaatcaaatgaaataaaacagttTAAACAATTACCATACTCTGAGACAcaggaaaagtaaataaacattagctattatttttattaagcttCAGAAGTCCTACAACTATATGAAGCTTTAGTTTTAAACTCATTATTACTTTAGTTCGACATTTTATTATAGTATTGCTCAGAGAATGGTAACTGATGAgcaaaactttgttttaaaaaaatgtgtttggcCCATTTTTAACAAGCTATTTATCAGGATCCTGCCTTCATACTTAGCCCATATTGAAAATAAAGGAATCTTGCTTTTATGGTGACTTCGGTGTTATCATTTACTATTCTCAtcgtaatttatttatttgtttcatggacacatatttgggggaggggagaagataTGAAGGCAGTATAACATACTGCCTAAGAAAATGGAATCTGGATAGACTCAAATGTAGTACTACCGAGCTTACTTGGctatatgactttgggcaagtcacttaacctctttgtTCCTTAGCCCCTCAACTCTAAAATGGAAGTAACAACCATACATAGTATTATTATGAGGATCAACTTAATAAATAATGACTTAACAacaaaactttttattatataGCAAGTCTTATTTAAATGTTAGGAGAGAATAAAGTGTatagtttttgttctttaattgaggacactaaaaaagaaaaagcaggtcaACCTACCTTTAATTTCTTCCACCAAAAGTTTATCACATATTTGTTTCTCATATGTTTCTATATGTTCCAAAGATTCCTGAAATAGATCTGCCTCTCTCATCACTTGATTCTGGTATAATATTAGTTCACTATATTCGTAGTCTATTTTGTTGGGAGGAacctgaaaaaaattgaattatttatataattacacAAAACAGTTATAGATCTTTAATTGCTTCCTCAGAAAAGTCATTCACATAGGCTAAAAGAAGCAATTACAAATAGAAGACAATAacacattctttaaaataaacaaaaaggtgGCATTTCTGCCTATGGCAAAGTAAAGATTCAGGTCAGCAAATCCTATACCCACagaaaagtatgtaaaaaactactaaaataaaaaagtttagcAAGGTGACAGAATACATgatcaaaatacaaaaaccaaTTATACTTCCATATACTAGCAACCAACAatccaaaaataaaactaaaataattccATTCACAGTaacacctaaaagaaaaaaatatttaggaataaatctagGAAGTAAGACCTATACATTAAAGACTGAAAGCATGCTGAGAGATTAAAGACCTATGGAAATGGAGAGACATTTCAAATCgtgttcatggatcagaacaATATTGTTTTGACAGTGATTTTCTCCAAActgatctacaaattcaatgcaatcactatcaaactCTCAGCATgctttttttgcagaaattgacaagctgaatctaaaattcaaatggaaataaaagaaaccatGCATAGCCAAggagtcttgaaaaagaacaaagtaggagGACATGCATTTCAAATTTCAAACTTAATATAAAGTAACagcaatcaagacagtgtggtattggcacaaGGAAAAAGTGGAATTAATAAACTACAGCttatttatataatgaaataccaggcaaaagttaaaaatggataaactgggatacctgggtggctcagttggttaagcggctgccttcagctcaggtcatgatctcaggggtcctgggttcaagcccccatcaggttccctgctcagtggggagtctgcttctccttctctctttaccCCCCTTTACCCTTaaccctgctcatgctttttctgtctctctcaaataaataaataaaatctttaagaaaaggatagggatgcctgggtggctcagtagcttaaaCCAgatgtctacctttggctcaggtcatgatcccagggtcttgagatccagccccatgtcaggctctctgagcacagagcccatgggtcaatcccatgaccctgagatcatgacctgagctgaaatcgagagtcaagAAGCTTatgcaactgagccacccaggtgctcccacagGTTCCAAAGACTAATGCACAACTGGGAATCAGGGCAATATAGAGGTCAACTACTTTAGTTTGTGCAGGTAGGAGAAACCGAACAAAGTTCTTACTTGCTGAGTTTGTCTAAATTCTTCCAAAAGTTTTAGTGCCATATCATAATCTTTTAGCAAATGGTATGCAATAGCATATCCAATCCAGGAAGCACGCTGTGTTGGGCGCAACTGAAGAAGCTGATACCTTGTctcctaaaaaaataattaaattaaattaaaaattgtctttttctctttttactttaactttccaaaatttttatattttaccacaGAGCTTTATGAAAATGATTTAATGCCTTTAATTCCTTTCTAATGAATTCCACAAACAAATAACAGCTtctgaataaaacagaaatattttttatgttaaattaCTTAAGTTCTAGAATACTCTGTAATGGTCCCTGTAAAGCTGTCAATGAGGAGCTGACCTTGTGTGGTCCATGCTTTTGTGCTGCCTTAGAAAATAACCTTTACATAACGGGAATTTCTTTTGGTACCTAAACATCTTAGAAGAGAGACTAAAATAcctttttattcaaatatattcttCTGTTTATAAAATCACTGTATAAAATTATAGCATCTTTATTACATTGTTACAGCAGTTCCCAGAAACAGGGCAGGTGCAGCCAGGGCAAACAGTCAAACAGAACACCCTGCTGCTACTCTAAGACAGCTCTGTATCTATGACACCAGGGAGAAAACACCAGAAATTCCACCGTGGCTGCTCCAGAAGAATCCAAATATCTTCACCAGCAGAAAATGTCCCCTCCCTACACGGCCCCCACCTCTTGATAGCTCGTATTTGCCTCCAAGTTTTAGGCACGTGCATCTGCTTGGAGGAGCAGGGCCTCAGGAAGAACACTAGCTGCAACGAAGTTCTGCAAAAGTGCCATTTTGCTCCTGCTGTGGGACTAGGGGCCAAGGGAGTCCTTCCACACTATATGCCAGAAGCAGTAACATGATCAGAtctttggcagaaagagagatctTTGAGAAAACAGCTTAGACAGTCTCACACCTCTGCCTTTATATGCCTGTTCCTTCAGGCATATGACATTAATATGTCTCTCTCCTTGACACCTCTCTTTGACACCACTGCTTTTCTGTCACTTCCCTCCTTTACTGAAGTCTGCATCAGTTGCTTTTTCTCTGCCAAATCCCACCACGATCCTGTTACAACTGCAACACTGCAGAGCACCCATCCAACAACTTAGTGTTTTAGAATCAGGACTTCTTTATCTTTAATGATCTCCATCGCCCTGCTTTGGGCACCCTAGACCTTACTGCCATGCAGAAATCATAAATTCAGACAGCTCATTCTCTGTCCAACGCTCTTACTCAGTGACATCCCTACCCTGGTTCTGAGCTACCACCAGTGCCTCTGGCTCCCTAGAACCTTGGCCTCTAACCACCAGCTCCTACATCTTCGTTTATTTCACTACCCCTTTAGGCAAGCACTGTCTTGCAACATTCTTAATTTCCTTGCCTCATTCCTACAGATAACTGATTTTAACTCCCACCACACTTGGGCTAAAAGAAAAACCACAACATCTGGAAGAATGATACCATTTTTATGCTCAGCAGCATGCTTGAAATCTCTGCAAAAATCTACGCAATAGGCATAAGGATTTACATGGCAGTAGAAGACAAAAGTAAACAATAGATGAAAGAACTGAACTTATTTAAAGAGAACTGTTAAGAGTTTGTGGGTTCCTTcacatgagaaagagagagaattccacTGTGGACATACTGAAGTTAGGGTACTTAGTGGAGTAAGCACATGGAGACAACCCAACAGAGTTGAAGATGCCAGTGCAAAGAGGTCTGGACCACAGAAAGACTGCTTTTCAACAATCCTTCccacagtattttatatttactaaCCCATAACAGAGAAAACTAATTAATCCCTACATTTAGATTTCAATGATAAAAGTTCTATTTacggtgcacctgggtggctcagtgggttaaagcttctgccttcggctcgggtcatgatctcagggtcctgagatttattattattattattaaaaaattaaaaaataaagttctatttaCTAAATCTGTAAACGTCAAGCCCACAAAGAATCTAATACAGTATTTACACATAGGAGATaatctagtttttttaaaaagcattaaatgaACACAGTTTCCCTGTTTTTTAATGATCAAggatgcatttcttttctttttttttaaggttttatttatttatttgacagacaagatcacaagtaggcagagaagcaggcagagagagaggagggaagcaggctccctgctgagcagagagccagacacggggctcgatcccagccctgggatcatgacctgagctgaaggcagaggctttaacccactgagccacccaggcgcccccaaggatGCATTTCTTAAAACTATTATTGGGGAAGAAGGTCACAGGTGACTTTCCCCTTCTATTCCAGACTATAATGAACAATCAAATCTACATAATTTCAGCCTATGCTCACCTCATTCCGAAcctccacattttaaaattatgcctATTGTAAAAACAACACTTAAGACTAAGTACTTACTCGATAGCCTTCAAGGTCCCTCATTTGGATCTGCAACAGGGAGAGATCCCTCAAAATTTGCAGATTATCTTTATCTAATTTGAGGGCATTTCGATAACACTTAATAGCTTCATCATACTTCTTATCAGAACGCTGCAAGAGTCCATACACATGCCAACCTACTAAGTTAAGGAAATAGAGACATTCAAGGACACTAGTATACATTATGCTACGTAGCTAACATAAAGCTTACCTTAACGACGTGTTATGTTGTCTGGGACTTACTTCAGAATAATCTTGAGTCAGAGAAAGGGGGACAGCGAGGGGGTGGTCAAAGATGAAACCAGATTAGTGCTGACTGACAGCTGTTAAATGAAGTTCAGTGACGGGCACATGGAGGGGTGGGTGCATCATTCTACGCCCTCCACATCCATATGTTTGGAATTTTCTGTTATGTTTACATAACGTcagaaaatttttggaaaaattctTCACACTCCCTACccttcaccccctcactttcccaccccagcccttagtcatttattcttcatttctatttataCAAAAATTGTAATTATCTCTTCAAACTAGTTTATATTCAATCAATTCTAAAACATGTAATCATCAGTTAATTCACTAGTGATACtaaaaagcacaaaaattaagtttttatctATTATAAATTAAGGTCTCAGCATATCTTGGAGCCAAATAAACTATCATACTTACAtgccctctctcctctttctggggTAAATGCTGAGATAAAGAAGTAAGTATTTAGTATTTCGAGAGAATCCTAAGCTAAATATGTGAAAACAGTATCTAGACTATTGATGTTCAATACTGGCCAACAGCTagatgaataaaatgtaaaaaattaagataagggcaacatgtgaaaagatggcaaataagcatacaGATAGGCAAAGCGGAAATGGAAATCAATTCCGATGACCTATCTTCgaaaaagtatttttgtttttcacaaacTGAGATACCagccaatgaaaaaaaaagtggttaagtATCTTGTGGAGTAATAGCTATGTTCCTGTGCACCAGAAACCTCACTAAAGAACCAATATCATCATATCTGCTTTAAAACGGGGTTCTTCTTCCTGAATTTTTCTTGTCTACAACAAAGTTTAAGGAACTTAAATTCACTATACAAGTAATTCATTTGGAATGACAGGAAAGTTATCACTCGGTTTATGgatatgtgagaaaaaaaaatgggtttcaaGTCACAAATCAGTTAGTTTTCCCTCACACAAAGCACAGCTGAAGTAAAAAAGTTACAAGAATTCTCTTTCAACTACTGCAATAAATAAACAAGGGGTAGGGAACAGAAGAAACTACTACAAAATGTTGATAATTATGGAAGCTGAGTAATGGTACAGAGCGTTCATTAAATTCTCTCTTCTATACAAAATTTTCTATAGTAAAGGtctgttttttttcctgaattagaAAACCCTACtaagtggaaaataaatgaaataataaatttcaatTATTGCAAAAGGATACAGACATGGCTTTTGACATCATTACGAAGTCCTTTACGAACAAATTCATacgcttcttctttttttcctaaacagtTCAATGTCAATCCTTTCATAGCCAAAGTCtctgaaagatattttttaaccTCTATTTACACACAAAAACTTCAAATTATTCTcttagcactatttttttttagctcttaCTATTTTAATATGATATCTGCCAATGCTTGTACTATTTGTCTTCTTAATAACATAGTTAAAATTTCTGTCCAAACACAGAAAGTAAAActacatttaagtatttattaaagcGTAGCCTGGGTCCTTTTCTGAAATCTCTGAGGCTGGGACTGAGTTCCTCAAATACCTTCTGCCTTTATAAGACTGTTCAGAGGGGCTGAGATGATTCAGCTGAAAAAACCAAATACGGTGGGCCCCCAAGTTCTGCTGTGTTAAATTTATGGCAGTAGCTCCAGAGCTTTCATCCAAGGTCAATTCTAATCATCCTCCAATTTACATCGCACAAAAACAATCTACCTTAGCAAAGACATGCACACAATGTAAAATTcagcttattcatttatttttggcagTAAGTTTATTCCAACTAACTCTGGTTAGGCTAATTAACATCAGTTTGCATTCTAAGAGTGTAACACTGAACTGAGGGAGTGGTAACCCAAAAATGTATTTAAGGCAGCTAATGAAAGATGGCTTACAGTGAAATAATTCTCTGACTATATCCACAAGAATGAGACAAGAACAATGGTTTTCAAATGATCTCTGTGGACTCTGGTTCTCAGAACATGGTGATCCAGCAGTTCAGGCCCCTATAAACATCTTCATTTATCTGTTTTCACACAATGAACTTCCCTATAAGCTGCCATGTGGATAAGGGttccacagagaaaaaaaatgaaaataaacttaacGTTTCTCCAACTTTATGAACCGAAgacttctttccatttcctttaaaGAACGTTTTAAATGTTAGTTGAAAGCTGAGCAAGATCAGCCTACTTTCCGAATAAGATGGTCTCAAGAATTACCCATGTCTAATATTCAGAGACCCTAACTGGCAGTGCTCCACTGGAGGACTGTGACTAGCATGTCTCATCTTATCTGTCCTTCAAACAAGCACCGGTCACCAGTGAAAAGGGATGAGACAAGCAAATATAGACCTAGTAACACCAGTGCTAGAAAACAGCTCAAGATAAACAATCCAATGGTAAATCGATAGTACCTAATTTATTTATAAAGGTCAGCAGATATGTAAGAATGACATTTACCAGAGAATAAAATACATGTGACTGTATCTTCATACTACTTCTATACTGCAAATGTTGTCTTCATTTCATACATAAGAAATCAAAGCATAAACTTAAGTTCTACCCAAAGTAATAGATGAAACAAGGTCTCTAAAAGTACTATTATATACTCCGATAAGCAGTCTCTCACAGATGAGACAATACCTCCGTGTTCAGCAAATTTTGGATTCGAAAGAATCATCTTGCAAAACTTGAGGCCATTTTTGTACTGCTTCTGTTCATagcatttctgtaaagaaatatgaacaaaaattatttaataaaatgaattaggGTGCAACTTTTCTTGCATTGTATAAATTCTAAATTCAAGATCCAAAATTAGATCTAAAACATATGTGATGGGAAGGTGTTATGTCAATTTTTATCACTTATAACATGACATATATTTTCGTTACCTACTTCTTGCCAAGTTGTTCTAGTATGAGTATTTTCACATTTATAGGAACAAAGGGGGAAAACCCACTTAACAAATAGGAAATTTAATTGTCAGCCAATActtttacaactttttaaaattcaaaattcaaaagcaaaaattatgtGATAACAACATAGAAAAACACTAAAAACTGCACTATGTTTTTGCTACTTCAAGAGTGAAACCAAAGTatactacatacacacacacacacacacacacacacacacacacacagcaactaCTACGTATCCAGATAAAACCTGTTATATATCTCACAGGTATCCCTCAAGGTAGGTGTCGTCATCTCCTCCCTACAGATGTAGAAACTGAAATTTAAGAGTTCATAAAAGGTGTTTATAAAAAGCTCAGCCTACTTACAAACTCTGGTCTGATTCCAAAAACCATATCTTTCCACACTAGGCTAATACAAGTATGAGCAACACCTTTCTTCCTAAACACCACcagccaggctaagtaatcagCACCTGTCCACCACAGCCATTGATCACAAGAACATCTCATCATCTTCCACTTACCCTCCCACTTACGTTGACATGGGTTTTCTTTCTAGTACTCAACATGCCAAGTTTGTGCTCACATCAGGGCCTCTGCACATGTGTTCCTTCTACTTGAAATGTTCTTCCCCAGATCTTCCTTACCAGCAGAATTTCACACGTCACCTGCCTGACCATTCTATCTAGTActgccagcctcccacccccacacaaTTATTCTCTATCATATCACTACATTTTCTGCACAGCACTATCATTCTCCAAAATTCGTATCTGATTACTTATTTAGTGTTTATCTTCCTCACCATACTGTAAGAACTCCATGAGAACAGAGATGAGCTCTGTAAACTTGTAAACATTGCTGCATCCTCAGGATCTACACAAATTAGGACCGCTCAAAAAATCAGTCTCCTAAGTTTAAAGCAAAACAGTACCAACAAAGAAGCAGGAAGTGGTTAATCTTTGCagcaggggtgggatggggaggggagaatTAGAAAAGGgttcatagaaaaaaaatgtttaggggcacctgggtggctcagtggttaggtgtctgccttcagctcagttcatgatcccatagtccggGACTGAGCcacgcatggggctccctgctcagcaggaagactgcttctccctctcccactctccctgcttgtgttctctttctgccaaaaaaaaaaaaaaaaaaaaggcggctTCTTGGTTGCATCTAGGGAAGGGAACTAGTAGGCAGGAGACAACAATGGGAGAGAAACCTGAATTCCAAACCATATGAATATATTCACTattcctaaaatatttaaaataaaaataaatgggcacctgggtg
The genomic region above belongs to Meles meles chromosome 14, mMelMel3.1 paternal haplotype, whole genome shotgun sequence and contains:
- the NAA16 gene encoding N-alpha-acetyltransferase 16, NatA auxiliary subunit isoform X6, with the translated sequence MPNVQLPPKESNLFKRILKCYEQKQYKNGLKFCKMILSNPKFAEHGETLAMKGLTLNCLGKKEEAYEFVRKGLRNDVKSHVCWHVYGLLQRSDKKYDEAIKCYRNALKLDKDNLQILRDLSLLQIQMRDLEGYRETRYQLLQLRPTQRASWIGYAIAYHLLKDYDMALKLLEEFRQTQQVPPNKIDYEYSELILYQNQVMREADLFQESLEHIETYEKQICDKLLVEEIKGEMLLKLGRLKEASEVFKNLIDRNAENWCYYEGLEKALQLSTLEERLQIYEEISKQHPRAISPRRLPLNLAPDFYNPGACYEL